In Alteromonas sp. RKMC-009, the genomic stretch CGAACAGAAGGTATAGCGCGATACCAACACCGATCATTGCGATGGCGTCGATAAGACCCGCTACGATAAACATCTTAACTTGCAGTTGAGGAGCCAGTTCTGGTTGACGAGCAGCAGATTCTAAGAATTTACCACCCAGCAGACCGAAACCAATAGCGGTACCCAGGGCACCAAGACCAATCAGTAGTGCAACAGCGATGTATAACATGTACGTCTCCGATTTAAGTTAAATTTAAAGTTAAAGTGTAAAAGTAAAACAGTTTGAATCGTTTGCTTTCTTTTCCAGGGATTGCAAAAGATCCGGACTACATTAATGGTCTTCGTGAGCCAGGCTCAGATATACAATGGTCAACATCATAAAGATGAAGGCCTGAAGCACGATTACCAGAATATGGAATACCGCCCAAGGGAAGTGCAGAGGCAGCTGCCATACACCCAAGGTCGCAATAAGAATAAAGATCAATTCACCGGCATACAGGTTACCGAACAGTCGCAGCGCCAGTGAGAACGGACGTGCCAGCAGGGTAACAGATTCCAGAATGAAGTTAACCGGAATGAAAGCCCAGTGATTGAAAGGCTGGAATGTCAGCTCTTTCATGAAACCACCAATGCCTTTCACTTTGATGGAGTAGAAAATAATCAGGAAGAATACGCCCAGCGCCAGTGCCAGCGTCATGTTGAGGTCGGTGGTAGGTACCACTTTCATGTACACATGATGCGGGTCCACACCGGTGGCTGCGTTAGCAATCTGACCTGCGGCTGAAGGCAGGAAGTCTACCGGAATCAAGTCCATCAGGTTCATCAGGAACACCCAGACGAAGATGGTCAGTGACAGTGGCGCAATGAGATTATTTTTACCGTGGAAGGTGTCACGAACGTTGTCGTTTACGAACTCAACAACCAACTCGATAAACGCCTGGGTTTTGCCCGGTACGCCGGAAGTAGCTGATTTAGCCACTTTACGGAATAACCACAGGAACAGAATACCCAGACCGATAGACCAGCCCATCGTATCGATGTTCCAAACCCAGAAACCCGCTTCAGCACATACTTCAGCGACATTATGCAGTTCTTCACCGTGACTAAATTTCACCCCGTCGTCTGTGACGCACATGGTGGCATTGGTCAAATGGTGGAGAATATACTCTTGTGTTGTAATCTCAGATGCCATGTTTCAACCTAAAAAAATTAAAGTGTAAAAACTTTCCGGCGTTTCGTCTGTAAGACCCTGGTCTTGCTACCAAGGTATCACTCTGTCTTTTTGTTATCGTTTTTGTTGACGAAACATTGCCAGCCAATAGCTGACAGTTGTGACGGCGAATGCTGCAAAAACCGCTTCGGGTATCGCATGCAAAAATTTAAAAGCCACCACAAATAAAATAACTGCTAAAACCAGGCGCAGTTTGGCTCCCTGGCTGAAGCTCCGTACTACCAGTTCATTTTTACTGGCACCGGAGTAACGAAATGCGAATAACGCAAAAATCGCGTTGGGCAGAATGCTGATAAACGCGCCAATAGCAGCTGATTTCGCTACTTCAACGGACATCGCCCAGGCGCTGATGATGACCAGCAGAGTCATGACAATTACCTGAATCTGCAAGGCATGTCTGGCAAGTTTTTTACCGGCCCCTGCCAAATCTCTGTTCACCATTGTTTTATGCTTATTTGAGCCCAAATAAAAAGCGTCAGAAGTATACTGTTTTACCGATAATTTTCAACCATACATCGCGTTTTGAAAGTTATTCTGAAAATTTTCTTATCGAATAACAGGACGAAACGCATTGTACGCGAAAAGTGCGGGAATAACGACCACCGTTAACATTTTGCTAACTATGGCCGTAAAGTGGATTAGTGTATTTTAGAAAGGATACCGTCCAGCTGTTCTAAATCATTGAAGTTGATAGTAATTTTACCTTTTCCTTTAGCGTTATGGTCAATCACGACCGGCGCACCAAGGTTATCAGACAGGCGGGTCATCAGACTTTGC encodes the following:
- the atpE gene encoding F0F1 ATP synthase subunit C, which codes for MLYIAVALLIGLGALGTAIGFGLLGGKFLESAARQPELAPQLQVKMFIVAGLIDAIAMIGVGIALYLLFAVGA
- the atpB gene encoding F0F1 ATP synthase subunit A, with amino-acid sequence MASEITTQEYILHHLTNATMCVTDDGVKFSHGEELHNVAEVCAEAGFWVWNIDTMGWSIGLGILFLWLFRKVAKSATSGVPGKTQAFIELVVEFVNDNVRDTFHGKNNLIAPLSLTIFVWVFLMNLMDLIPVDFLPSAAGQIANAATGVDPHHVYMKVVPTTDLNMTLALALGVFFLIIFYSIKVKGIGGFMKELTFQPFNHWAFIPVNFILESVTLLARPFSLALRLFGNLYAGELIFILIATLGVWQLPLHFPWAVFHILVIVLQAFIFMMLTIVYLSLAHEDH
- a CDS encoding ATP synthase subunit I, which encodes MTLLVIISAWAMSVEVAKSAAIGAFISILPNAIFALFAFRYSGASKNELVVRSFSQGAKLRLVLAVILFVVAFKFLHAIPEAVFAAFAVTTVSYWLAMFRQQKR